A stretch of the Macaca mulatta isolate MMU2019108-1 chromosome 14, T2T-MMU8v2.0, whole genome shotgun sequence genome encodes the following:
- the LOC106993362 gene encoding olfactory receptor 51A4-like: MSILNTSEMEISVFYLVGIPDMEHANIWISLPICLMYTVAILGNCTILFFIKTEPSLHEPMYYFLSMLALSDLGLSLSSLPTMLRIFLFNAPGISPDACIAQEFLIHRFSAMESSILLITSFDHFIAICNPLRYTSILTSARVIQIGLAFSLKNVLLILPFPFTLKHLKYCKKNLLSQSYCLHQDVMKLACSDNKVNIIYGLFVALTGIIDLTFIFMSYMSILKAVLSIASQKETLKVLNTCVSHICAVLIFYAPIISLAVIYRFAKHSFPITRILIVDVFLLVPSLMNPIVYCVKSQQIRNLVLKKLCQKQS; encoded by the coding sequence ATGTCCATTCTCAATACCTCTGAAATGGAAATCTCTGTTTTCTACTTGGTTGGGATCCCAGATATGGAACATGCCAACATTTGGATCTCTCTCCCCATATGTCTCATGTACACTGTTGCTATCCTGGGGAATTGTACCattctatttttcataaaaacagaGCCTTCTTTGCATGAGCCCATGTACTATTTTCTCTCCATGTTGGCTCTCTCTGACCTGGGActatccctctcctctctccctaccATGTTAAGGATTTTCCTGTTCAATGCTCCAGGAATTTCCCCCGATGCCTGTATTGCTCAAGAGTTTCTCATCCATAGATTCTCAGCTATGGAGTCATCTATACTTCTTATAACGTCCTTTGATCACTTTATTGCCATCTGCAACCCCCTGAGATACACTTCCATCCTCACCAGTGCCAGAGTCATTCAAATTGGGCTTGCTTTTTCTCTCAAAAATGTTTTGTTGATCCTCCCATTTCCTTTCACTCTAAAACATCTAAAATACTGTAAGAAGAACCTCCTGTCCCAATCCTACTGCCTCCATCAAGATGTCATGAAACTGGCCTGCTCTGACAACAAGGTCAACATCATCTATGGCTTATTTGTGGCTCTCACAGGCATCATAGActtgacatttattttcatgtccTACATGTCGATACTGAAAGCAGTGTTGAGCATAGCATCACAAAAGGAAACGCTCAAGGTCCTCAATACATGTGTTTCCCACATCTGTGCTGTGCTCATCTTCTATGCGCCCATTATCTCCCTAGCTGTCATCTACCGATTTGCCAAACATAGTTTCCCAATCACTAGGATCCTCATAGTTGATGTTTTTCTGCTTGTGCCTTCACTGATGAACCCCATTGTATACTGTGTGAAGAGCCAGCAGATAAGAAATCTCGTCTTAAAAAAACTGTGCCAGAAGCAAAGCTGA